In one Tenuifilum sp. 4138str genomic region, the following are encoded:
- a CDS encoding xanthine dehydrogenase molybdopterin binding subunit, whose translation MKNIDTIGHVTGKSVYLDDIPTISGTLHAAVVGSAIAHGKILKVDTTEALRLDGVVKVITCTDIPGENQIGGIVEDETLLAEGEVHYQGQPIAVVIAKTERDAHKAAKMVRIDYQELEPVTDPRIAKEKGLLLIPPRTFSMGNPNEVWSQCKYIVEDSIELGGQEHLYIETQGAYAYPVEGGYIKVHSSTQGPTAVQKTVARVLGLPMNLIEVDVVRLGGGFGGKEDQASGFAAMAALAAHITGKPVKLVLPRHDDMRMTGKRHPYSGDFRIGLTADLKILAFETTLYQNGGAAADLSPAIMERTLFHSTGSYYIPNTRVTVYSCKTNLPPNTAFRGFGGPQGMFVIESAIAKAAETIGVSAIEIQQANLLKENDEFQYGQKAENVNARKCFALASEKFDLENLRQSIENYNQNNKYSKRGLAVMPLCFGISFTNTAMNQARALVHIYQDGSVSVSTGAIEMGQGVNTKMAQVASILLGIDISRVKIHSTNTTRVANTSPTAASSGADLNGNALRIAIAALKKRLLKVAAELLECSDDELTIENETVIRNGAPTALKWNELVKKAHLKRVALTENGHYATPVIYFDKTKEKGHPFAYHVYGTGVVTITLDCIRGTYTIDDVYIVHDFGNSINPLIDLGQVEGAVVQGIGWLTLEELAFDSKGRLLSNSLSTYKVPDIHFAPKSIQCIPLPTNGPELAVLRSKAIGEPPFMYGIAAYFAIHNAIKAFNPSYSIKLTAPLTPERVLMHLYQGR comes from the coding sequence ATGAAAAACATCGATACCATAGGTCATGTAACGGGAAAATCGGTTTACCTCGACGATATCCCAACCATTTCGGGTACATTGCATGCAGCAGTTGTAGGCTCAGCCATTGCGCACGGTAAAATTTTAAAGGTTGATACCACGGAGGCACTAAGGCTGGATGGCGTGGTAAAGGTCATCACCTGCACCGATATTCCGGGCGAAAACCAGATAGGAGGAATAGTTGAGGACGAAACCCTGCTTGCCGAGGGCGAAGTTCACTACCAGGGTCAACCCATAGCTGTGGTTATTGCAAAAACCGAGCGCGACGCCCACAAAGCAGCCAAAATGGTTCGGATTGATTACCAGGAACTGGAACCGGTAACCGACCCACGCATTGCAAAGGAAAAGGGGTTACTGCTCATACCACCCCGAACCTTCAGCATGGGTAACCCCAATGAGGTTTGGAGCCAATGTAAATACATTGTGGAGGATAGCATTGAGTTGGGCGGACAGGAACACCTGTACATTGAAACCCAAGGGGCTTACGCCTACCCCGTTGAAGGTGGCTATATTAAGGTTCACTCATCGACCCAGGGGCCTACAGCCGTTCAAAAAACGGTTGCTCGTGTTCTAGGATTACCCATGAACCTTATTGAGGTTGATGTGGTTAGGCTTGGCGGCGGTTTTGGGGGCAAGGAGGATCAGGCTTCAGGATTTGCAGCCATGGCTGCACTTGCTGCCCATATCACCGGTAAACCGGTAAAACTCGTTCTACCCCGTCACGACGATATGCGAATGACCGGCAAACGTCACCCCTACAGCGGCGATTTTAGGATTGGGCTAACCGCTGACCTCAAGATATTGGCCTTTGAAACAACCCTGTACCAAAACGGCGGTGCCGCAGCCGACCTCTCGCCAGCCATCATGGAGCGAACGCTCTTCCACTCCACTGGTTCTTACTATATCCCTAACACGCGAGTAACCGTGTATAGCTGCAAAACAAACCTTCCGCCCAACACAGCCTTTCGGGGTTTTGGTGGGCCCCAGGGTATGTTTGTAATTGAAAGCGCCATTGCTAAAGCAGCCGAAACCATTGGCGTAAGCGCAATTGAAATCCAACAGGCAAACCTGCTAAAAGAGAACGATGAATTCCAGTACGGGCAAAAGGCCGAAAACGTAAACGCCCGTAAATGCTTTGCCCTTGCATCGGAAAAGTTTGACCTTGAGAATCTCCGTCAATCCATTGAGAATTACAACCAAAATAACAAGTACAGCAAAAGGGGCCTGGCTGTTATGCCGCTCTGCTTTGGCATATCGTTTACCAACACAGCAATGAACCAGGCCCGCGCCCTTGTTCATATTTACCAGGATGGCAGCGTTTCAGTAAGCACTGGAGCCATTGAAATGGGGCAAGGTGTGAACACCAAAATGGCGCAGGTAGCATCCATTCTGCTGGGGATTGATATTAGCCGGGTAAAGATTCATTCTACCAATACCACAAGGGTTGCAAACACCTCACCAACGGCTGCCAGTAGCGGTGCCGACCTGAACGGCAATGCTCTACGAATAGCCATTGCTGCCCTAAAAAAACGGTTGCTTAAGGTAGCCGCTGAGCTACTGGAATGTAGCGATGATGAGCTAACCATTGAAAACGAAACGGTTATCCGTAACGGTGCACCCACAGCTCTGAAATGGAACGAGCTGGTTAAAAAGGCGCACCTGAAAAGGGTTGCGCTAACTGAGAACGGTCACTATGCCACTCCGGTTATCTACTTTGATAAAACCAAGGAGAAAGGACACCCCTTTGCCTACCATGTTTATGGGACAGGGGTTGTTACAATAACGTTGGACTGCATCAGGGGAACCTATACCATTGATGATGTTTACATTGTACACGACTTTGGCAATAGCATAAACCCGCTGATTGACCTTGGACAGGTTGAGGGTGCTGTAGTGCAAGGGATAGGATGGCTAACCCTTGAGGAGTTAGCCTTTGACTCCAAGGGCCGATTGCTTTCCAATAGCCTATCCACCTACAAGGTACCCGATATTCACTTTGCACCCAAAAGCATACAGTGCATCCCGCTTCCCACCAACGGCCCGGAATTGGCAGTACTACGTTCAAAAGCCATTGGCGAACCGCCATTTATGTACGGCATAGCAGCCTACTTCGCCATTCACAATGCCATTAAGGCCTTTAACCCAAGCTATAGCATAAAGCTCACTGCACCCCTAACCCCTGAAAGGGTTTTGATGCATCTGTACCAGGGGAGGTAG
- a CDS encoding linear amide C-N hydrolase: MKFKVIFTTIIFLLINYSGYACTTFVLKDKHGNVSFGKNFDFPIGQGHIHINYKNMKKSAFIRPPEKAFSWVSKYGSITFNQAGKEFPYGGINEKGLVIEQMWLQEAKYPSADNRYGLSELQWIQYHLDNSATVNEVIVSDSLIRISYMATSYIHFLVSDSSGNSATIEYIDGKMIVHQGSDLPYSVLSNCIYQNSLSYKSSVERNDSIQYNDWTKNSSGRFVKVTEFIDNYNGTSNLVDYSFNILENVSQPNTQWTIVYDISNLKIHYKSLLNSTIQIIDLKEIDFACKNQQLYIPIADNLVNYDSFKELTFESNLEIIEFVINGVEFLKNNVPKEFRLASAKYFESVKCSEQ; the protein is encoded by the coding sequence ATGAAATTTAAAGTAATTTTTACAACTATAATTTTTTTGCTTATCAATTATTCTGGATATGCATGTACAACTTTTGTACTAAAGGATAAGCATGGTAATGTGTCTTTTGGTAAAAATTTTGATTTTCCCATTGGGCAAGGACATATTCACATTAATTATAAAAATATGAAGAAATCAGCGTTTATTAGACCACCTGAAAAAGCATTTTCATGGGTATCTAAATATGGAAGTATTACTTTTAATCAAGCTGGTAAAGAATTCCCATATGGCGGAATCAATGAAAAAGGATTAGTAATAGAACAAATGTGGCTTCAAGAAGCAAAATATCCATCTGCCGATAACCGGTATGGATTAAGCGAATTACAGTGGATTCAATATCACCTAGACAATTCAGCTACGGTTAATGAAGTTATTGTTAGCGACTCATTAATACGGATATCTTATATGGCAACATCATATATACACTTTTTAGTTTCGGATAGTTCCGGTAATTCTGCAACTATCGAATATATTGATGGAAAAATGATTGTGCATCAAGGATCGGATTTACCATATTCTGTACTATCAAATTGTATATACCAAAATTCACTCAGCTATAAATCAAGTGTAGAAAGAAATGATTCTATTCAATATAATGATTGGACAAAAAATTCATCTGGCAGATTTGTAAAAGTTACCGAATTTATTGACAATTATAACGGAACAAGCAATTTAGTGGATTATTCGTTTAATATACTTGAAAATGTATCGCAACCAAATACCCAATGGACTATTGTTTATGATATTAGTAATTTAAAAATTCATTATAAATCGTTGCTTAACTCAACAATTCAAATAATAGATTTAAAAGAAATTGATTTTGCATGCAAAAACCAACAGCTGTACATACCTATCGCTGATAATTTGGTTAATTATGACAGTTTTAAAGAACTGACCTTTGAATCTAATTTGGAAATAATTGAATTTGTAATAAACGGCGTTGAGTTCTTAAAAAATAATGTACCAAAAGAATTTAGATTAGCATCAGCAAAATATTTTGAATCTGTAAAGTGTAGCGAACAATAA